In Effusibacillus pohliae DSM 22757, the sequence GCGATCGTCGGTCACAACTGGCCTGTTTTCTTCGGCTTTCGCGGCGGAAAAGGAGTCGCCACGACGATTGGAGTGGTGATCAGCGTCGTCTTTCTGCCCGGTCTGTATGCCGGCGCCATCGCCATCCTGCTGCTGCTTGCCACGCGCATCGTTTCGCTGGCGTCACTTGTCTTTTTGACCATCTTGCCGGTGACGGTGCTCCTGTCCGGTCGGCCCGCCGTCTATTTCTGGATGTCGATCGTGATGGCGGCGATGTCCTATTGGCGGCACCGCTCCAACATCGTGCGGCTTGTCCAAGGCAAGGAAAATCGGCTGGGACGTTAAGCGAGTCGGGACAGGAGGGACATTATGAGCAATTCTGTAGCAGTGATCGGGGCAGGCAGTTGGGGGACCGCCCTGGCGATGGTGCTCGCCGACAACGGCTGCAACGTGTCGCTCTGGGCGAGAAGGCAGGAATTGGTCGAAGAAATTCGTGCGCAGCGAACCAACTCCCGCTATTTGCCCGGCGTAACGTTACCGGAGTCGATTGCTCCGACTGCCGATCTGGAACAGGCGGTTGCGGGGAAAAAGCATGTATTGGTGGTTGTGCCGTCGCTGGCTTTTCGCGATACCATGAAGCAGCTGGCCCATGTGCTCGGGCCGAATACAAAACTGGTTCATGCAACGAAAGGGTTTGAC encodes:
- the plsY gene encoding glycerol-3-phosphate 1-O-acyltransferase PlsY, translating into MQLFFSALIGYLLGSISFSYLVGRYKAGIDIREHGSGNAGATNTLRVLGKQAALIVFVADALKGVFSVFIGYLVTKSDAGMAVGGLAAIVGHNWPVFFGFRGGKGVATTIGVVISVVFLPGLYAGAIAILLLLATRIVSLASLVFLTILPVTVLLSGRPAVYFWMSIVMAAMSYWRHRSNIVRLVQGKENRLGR